A window of the Nycticebus coucang isolate mNycCou1 chromosome 3, mNycCou1.pri, whole genome shotgun sequence genome harbors these coding sequences:
- the LOC128580456 gene encoding casein kinase I-like: MISRIEHICSKNFIHRDDKPHTFLTGLEKKGNLVYIIDFGLAKKYQDARTHQHVPYQENKNLTGTARYASISTHLGIEQSRRDDLESLGYVLLYFNLGSLAWQGLKAATKRQKYQRISEKKMSTSFEVLCKGYPSQFSTYHHFRRSLQFHDKPDYSNLRQLFCNLFHPQGFSYDYVFDWNMLKFGASQNPRMWTGSSENTKRKERMG; encoded by the coding sequence ATGATCAGCCGTATAGAGCACATCTGTTCCAAGAACTTCATCCACCGGGACGACAAGCCCCACACCTTCCTCACGGGGCTAGAGAAGAAGGGCAACCTGGTCTACATCATCGACTTTGGCCTGGCCAAGAAGTACCAGGATGCCCGCACCCACCAGCACGTCCCCTACCAGGAAAACAAAAACCTGACCGGCACTGCCCGCTATGCCTCCATCAGTACCCACCTGGGCATCGAGCAAAGCCGTCGAGATGACCTGGAGAGTCTGGGCTACGTGCTCCTGtacttcaacctgggctccctgGCCTGGCAGGGCCTCAAAGCAGCCACCAAGCGCCAGAAGTACCAGCGAATCAGCGAGAAAAAGATGTCAACGTCCTTCGAGGTCCTCTGCAAAGGCTACCCCTCCCAGTTCTCCACATACCACCACTTTCGCCGTTCCCTGCAGTTCCATGACAAGCCTGACTACTCCAACCTGCGCCAGCTCTTCTGCAACCTCTTCCACCCGCAGGGCTTTTCCTACGACTATGTCTTCGATTGGAACATGCTCAAATTCGGTGCATCCCAGAACCCGAGGATGTGGACTGGGAGCAGTGAGAACACCAAGCGTAAGGAGAGGATGGGGTAG